actgtgtgggattttgaagggtttggggattgagtgggatcaggctgtgcgggatattaaagggtttggggattgaatgggatcagactgtgtgggattttaaagggtttggggattgagtgggatcagactgtgtgggatagtAAAGGGTTAGGGGATTAAGTGGGATCACAATGTGCGGGatattgaagggtttggggattgaatgggatcagactgtgcgggattttaaagggtttgggggttgagtgggatcagactgagcgggatattaaagggtttggggattgagtgggatcagcctGTGCGGGATACTAAacggtttggggattgagtgagATCAGATTGTGTGgtattttaaagggtttggggattgaatgggatcagactgtgcgggatattaaagggtttggggattgagtgggatcagattgtgtgtgattttaaagggtttggggattgaatgggatcagactgtgtgggatattaaagggtttggggattgagtgggatcagactgtgcgggatattaaagggtttggggattgagtgggatcaggctgtgcgggatattaaagggtttgggggttgagtgggatcagactgagcgggatattaaagggtttggggattgtgtgggatcagactgtgcgggatattaaagggtttggggattgagtgggatcataCTGTGCGGGATatgaaagggtttggggattgagtgggatcagcctGTGCGGGATactaaagggtttggggattgagtgggatcagactgtgcgggatattaaatggtttggggattgagtgggatcagactgtgcgggatatttaaggggttggggattgaatgggatcagacggtgcgggatattaaagggtttggggattgagtgggatcagacagTGCGGGATTTTAatgggtttggggattgagtgggatcagactgtgtgggattttaaagggtttggggattgagttggatcagactgagcgggatattaaagggtttggggttTGAGTGgcatcagactgtgtgggattttgaagggtttggggattgagtgggatcagactgtgcgggatattaaagggtttggggattgagtgggatctgACTGTGTGGGATAACAAAGCGTTTGGgaattgagtgggatcagactgtgcgggatatgaaagggtttggggattgagtgggatcagactgtgcgggattttgaacggtttggggattgagtgggagtAGACTATGCGGGATATTAAATGCTtttgggattgagtgggatcagactgtgtgggattttgaagggtttggggattgagtgggatcggactttgcgggatattaaagggctTGGGGATTGTTttggatcagactgtgcgggattttaAAAGGTTTGGGttttgagtgggatcagactgagcGGGATATTTATGGGATTGGGGATTGAGTGGCATCAGACTGTacgggattttaaagggtttggggattgagtgggacagactgtgtgggatagtaaagggtttggggattgagtgggatcagactgtgcgggatattaaagggtttgggaattgagtgggatcagactgtgcgggatattaaaggctttggggattgagtgggatcagactgtgtgggattttgaagggtttggggattgagtgggatcagactgtgcgggatattaaagggttttgggattgagtgggatcagactgtgcgggattttaaagggattggggattgaatgggacaGTCTGtgcgggattttaaagggtttggggattgagtgggatcagactgttccTGATTTTATGGGATTTGGGGATTGAgagggatcagactgtgtgggatattagacggtttggggattgagtgggatcagactgtttgggatattaaagggtttggggattaaGTCGAATCAGactgtgggatattaaagggtgtggggattgagtgggatcagactgtgcgggatattaaagggtttggggattgagtgggatcagactgtgcgggatattaaagggtttggggattgagtgggatcagactgagcGGGATATTAAAGAGTTTGgcgattgagtgggatcagattgtgtgGGATttgaaagggtttggggattgaatgggaacAGATTGGGATTTTAAaggtttggggattgaatgggatcagattgtgtgggattttaaagggtttggggattgaatgggattaGATTAtgcgggattttaaagggtttggggattgagtgggatcagactgtgtgggttattaaagggtttggggattgagtgagatcagattgtgtgggattttaaagggtttggggattgaatgggatcagactgtgcgggatattcaacggtttggggattgagtgggatcagattgtgtgggatattaaagggtttggggattgagtcgGATCAGATTGTTTCTGATTTTAAAtggtttggggattgaatgggatcagactaTGCGGGAtagtaaagggtttggggattgagtgggatcagactgtgcgggataggaaagggtttggggattgagtgggatcaggctgtgcgggatattaaagggtttgaggattgaatgggatcagactgtgtatgggatattaaagggtctggggattgagtgggatcagactgtgtgggattttcAAGGGTTTGAGGATTGAGTGGGATGAGACTGTGCGGGATTTTAatgggtttggggattgagtgggatcacaatgtgcgggatattaaagggtttggggattgaatgggatcagactgtgcgggattttaaccggtttggggattgaatgggatcagactgtgcgggagtTTAAAGGGTTTGGGTATTGAGTGGGATCTGACTGAGCGGAATATTAAAGCGTTTGGGGATTGTGttggatcagactgtgcgggatatttaaGGGCTTGGGGATTGAATTGGATCAGACTgcgcgggatattaaagggtttggggattgagtgggatcagactgtgggggatattaaagggtttggggattgagtgcgATCAgcctgtgcgggatattaaagggtttggggattgagtgggatcagcctgtgcgggatattaaagggtttggggattgagtgggatcagactgtgcgggatatttaaGGGCTTGGGGATTGAATTGGATCAGACTGCGCGGGATatgaaagggtttggggattgagtgggatcagactgtgtgggattttgaagggtttggggattgagtgggatcaggctgtgcgggatattaaagggtttggggattgaatgggatcagactgtgtgggattttaaagggtttggggattgagtgggatcagactgtgtgggatagtAAAGGGTTAGGGGATTAAGTGGGATCACAATGTGCGGGatattgaagggtttggggattgaatgggatcagactgtgcgggattttaaagggtttgggggttgagtgggatcagactgtgcgggatattaaaggttttggggattgagtgggatcagcctGTGCGGGATactaaagggtttggggattgagtgggatcagactgtgcgggatattaaagggttttgggcattgagtgggatcagcctgtgcgggatattaaagggtttggggattgaatgggatcagactgtaCGGGATAGTAAAgagtttggggattgaatgggatcagactgtgcgggatattaaagggtttggggattgagtgggatcagactctgTGGGATTTTAAAGGTTTTGGgcattgagtgggatcagactgtgtgggattttaaagCGTTTgaggattgagtgggatcagactgtgcgggattttaaagggtttggagattgagtgggatcaggctgtgcgggatattaaagggtttggcgattgagtgggatcagactgtgcgggagtttaaagggtttggggattgaatgggatcagattGTGCGGGATTTTGAAGGGTTTGGGTATTGAATGGGATCAGATTAtgcgggattttaaagggtttggggattgagtgggatcagactgtgtgggttattaaagggtttggggattgagtgagatcatattgtgtgggattttaaagggtttggggattgaatgggatcagactgtgcgggatattcaagggtttggggattgagttgGATCAGattgtgtgggatattaaagggtttggggattgagtcgGATCAGATTGTGtgtgattttaaagggtttggggattgaatgggatcagactgtgcgggatagtaaagggtttggggattgagtgggatcagactgtgcgggatagtaaagggtttggggattgagtgggatcaggctgtgcgggatattaaagggtttgaggattgaatgggatcagactgtgcgggattttaatgggtttggggattgagtgggatcaggctGTGcaggattttaaagggtttggggattgagtgggatcagactgtgcgggatagtaaagggtttggggattaaGTGGGATCACaatgtgcgggatattaaagggtttggggattgagtgggatcagattgtgtgggatattaaagggtttggggattgagtcgGATCAGATTGTGtgtgattttaaagggtttggggattgaatgggatcagactgtgcgggatagtaaagggtttggggattgagtgggatcagactgtgcgggatagtaaagggtttggggattgagtgggatcaggctgtgcgggatattaaagggtttgaggattgaatgggatcagactgtgtatgggatattaaagggtctggggattgagtgggatcagactgtgtgggattttcAAGGGTTTgaggattgagtgggatcagactgtgcgggattttaatgggtttggggattgagtgggatcaggctGTGcaggattttaaagggtttggggattgagtgggatcagactgtgtgggatagtaaagggtttggggattaaGTGGGATCACAATGTGCGGGATATTAAcgggtttggggattgaatgggatcagactgtgcgggattttaACCGGTTTGGgaattgaatgggatcagactgtgcgggattttaaagggtttggggattgagtgggatcagactgtgcggaaTATTAAAGCGTTTGGGGAttgtgtgggatcagactgtgcgggatatttaaGGGCTTGGGGATTGAATTGGATCAGACTgcgcgggatattaaagggtttggggattgagtgggatcagactgtgggggatattaaagggtttggggattgagtgcgATCAgcctgtgcgggatattaaagggtttggggattgagtgggaccagcctgtgcgggatattaaagggtttggggattgagtgggatcagactgtgcgggatatttaaGGGCTTGGGGATTGAATTGGATCAGACTGCGCGGGATatgaaagggtttggggattgagtgggatcagactgtgtgggattttgaagggtttggggattgagtgggatcaggctgtgcgggatattaaaggatttggggattgaatgggatcagactgtgtgggattttaaagggtttggggattgagtgggatcagactgtgtgggatagtAAAGGGTTAGGGGATTAAGTGGGATCACAATGTGCGGGatattgaagggtttggggattgaatgggatcagactgtgcgggattttaaagggtttgggggttgagtgggatcagactgagcgggatattaaagggtttggggattgtgtgggatcagactgtgcgggatattaaagggtttggggattgagtgggatcagactgtgcgggacaTTAAAGGGTTTTGGGCATTGAGTGGGATCAGCCTGTGCGGGATACTAAAGGGTTTGgcgattgagtgggatcagactgtgcgggattttaaagagtttggggattgaatgggatcagactgtgcgggattttaAAGGTTTTGGgcattgagtgggatcagactgtgtgggattttaaagCGTTTgaggattgagtgggatcaggctgtgcgggatattaaagggtttggcgattgagtgggatcagactgtgtgggattttaaagggtcTGGGGATTGAGTgcgatcagactgtgtgggattttaaagggtttggggattgagtgggatcagactatgtgggatattaaagggtttggggattaaGTGGGATCACAATGTGCGGGatattgaagggtttggggattgaatgggatcagactgtgcgggattttaaagggtttggggattgagtgggatcagactgagcGGGATATTAAAGCGTTTGGGGAttgtgtgggatcagactgtgcgggatattaaagggtttggggattgattGGGATCAGACTGTgggggatattaaagggtttggggattgagtgggatcagcctgtgtgggatattaaagggtttgaggattgagtgggatcagactgtgcgggattttaatgggtttggggattgagtgggatcaggctGTGcaggatattaaagggtttggggattgagtgggatcagactgtgtgggatagtaaagggtttggggattaaGTGGGATCACaatgtgcgggatattaaagggtttggggattgaatgggatcagactgtgcgggattttaAACGGTTTGGatattgaatgggatcagactgtgcgggattttaaagggtttgcgGATTGTATGGGATCAGACTGAGCGGGATATTAAAGCGTTTGGGGAttgtgtgggatcagactgtgcgggatattaaagggtttggggattgattGGGATCAGACTGTgggggatattaaagggtttcgggattgagtgggatcagcctgtgcgggatattaaagggtttggggattgagtgggatcagactgtgcgggatattaaagggcttggggattgaatgggatcagactgtgcgggattttaaagggtttggggattgaatgggatcagactgtgcaggattttaaagggtttgtggattgaatgggatcagactgtgcgggatattaaagggtttggcgattgagtgggatcagattgtgtgGGATTTGAAAGGGTTTGGGTATTGAATGGGATCAGattgggattttaaagggtttggggattgaatgggatcactTTAtgcgggattttaaagggtttggggattgagtgggatcagactgtgtgggttattgaagggtttggggattgagtgagatcagattgtgtgggattttaaagggtttggggattgagtgggatcagattgtgtgggattttaaagggtttggggattgagtgggatcagattgtgtgggattttaaagggtttggggattgaatgggatcagactgtgcgggatattcaagggtttggggattgagtgggatcagattgtgtgGGAtagtaaagggtttggggattgagtggaaTCAGCCTGTGCgtgatattaaagggtttggggattgattgggatcagactgtgcggaaTATTAAatggtttggggattgagtgggatcagactgtgcgggatattaaaagGTTTGgcgattgagtgggatcagactgtgtgggatttgaaagggtttggggattgaatgggatcagactgtgcggtattttaaagggtttggggattgagtgggatcagactgtgtgggattttaaagggtttggggattgagtgggatcagactgtgtgggatattaaagggtttggggattgagtgggatcagactgtgcgggatagtaAAGGGtttgggattgagtgggatcagactgtgtgggatattaaagggtttgggattgagtgggatcagactgtgtgggatattaaagggtttgggattgagtgggatcagactgtgtgggatattaaagggtttggggattgagtgggatcagactgtgcgggatagtaaagggtttggggattgaatgggatcagactgtgtgggatagtAACCAGTTTGGAGATTGAGTGCCATTATCCTGTGTGGGATACTATAGAGTTTGCGAAGCCTCACTGATGCCAGTCAGGCaaggcaatctgccatccttaccagatTTGCCCTAAATATGATTCCAAACCAGCTGCAATGtgcagggatgggcaataattgcaggtccaaccagtgacaccctcagcccatgaatgaattaataaaaagacGTCTATCCCTGGTCATGCCCTGTCCCACCGGGAGGACAGACTCAGCTGAGGAGGCAGTATGCAGTCAGGAGGAAGTTGCGCTGGCAGTTCTCACCATGAACTCTGGACCCCCGTGAAGTTTCATGGGATCAGGTTAAATGTGGACAAATAATCCTCCTGCTGGTTACGATGTACTGTCCTCCCTCGACTGATGAACcaatactcctccatgttgaacaatgcttGGAGGCTGCTGAGGATGGCAAGGCACAAAATGTCCTCGGGTTAGCTGATTTCAACATTCACCAGGAAGAGTGGCTTCGCGGCAGCTCTACTAATTAGATTGTTAAAGGATAAAGCTGCTCATCTGGCCTGTGGCGGGTCGTAAGGGATCCAACAAATGAGAAAATCATTCTTACCAATCTgctagctgcagatgcatctgcccattacagtattggtaagagtgaccaccgtaGAGTGGAACTATCATTATGTgaaatagaacaaaaacagaaattgctggaaaagctcagctggtctggcaggatctgtgaagaaaaaaaatcagtcaatgttttgggttgggtgacCCATCCTCACAACTCaggttaactgatttttttcttcttctttgttgccaaacctgctgagcttttccagcacctttgttttttgttcctgatttacagcatccacagttctttcagtttttattgattgaaatgggacagacttcatgCAGCTCAGATAACTCAAGTCTGGACATTGttgagatgctgtgggccatcagcagcagcagaattgtacttcagTACAACCTACATcatcatggcccagcatattcccccattcaaacattaccatcaggccagcggatcaaccctggttcagtggagagttCAGGAGGCCGTGCCAGGAGCGGCACCAGGCTGTACCTGAAGatgtatcaacctggtgaagccaccaaacggGACACTCGCATGCCAAACAGTgacagcagcaagtgatagagctaagtgatcccacacccaacagattagatctaagctttgcagtcctgccacatccagtcgcgaatggtggtggacaatgcaatgactcactggaggaggcggctCCACGAATACCCccaacctcaatgatggaagggcccagcacatcagtgcagaagataaggctgaagctttcacagcaatcttcagccagaagtgccgagtggatgatccatctcagcctcctccagatcCCAGTCtacagccaattccattcacttcaCGTGATATCAGGAAAcgtttggagacactggatactgcaaaggcaatgggcccgGACACatcccagcaatagtactgaagacttgtgctccagaactttccatttccctgagccaagctgttccagcacagttacaacaccggTACCTACCcgacaacgtggaaaattgcccaggtatgtcctgtacacaaaaagcaggacaaacccagccCGGCCAATTATCACCACATCTCTGTAGAAGTTCGaaacaccttcagctgctttatccgTGACCTTCtatcatcataaggtcagaagtgaggatgtttgctgatgattacacaatgttcgtgacacctcagatactgaagcagtccatgttcaaatggaataagatctgaacaatatccaggtttgggctgacaagtggcaattgtCATTCATGTCACATAAATGCCAGGTtacaaccatcaccaataagagacaatctaaccaccgtccctagtcattcaatggtgttaccatcactgaatcctccactatcaacattctgggggttatcattgatcaaacTGCACTCCCCACATTCACACACTGTTTCAAAGAGCGGGTCAgtggctgggaatcctgcagtgagtaactcctgtccagtgggattagtttggggattggtacagagctacagggagggagcagggcagtgggattagtttggggattggtacagaggtacagggagggagcagggcagtgggattagtttggggattggtacaGAGGTACAGGGAGGGAGCAGGgcgattagtttggggattggtacaGAGCTGCAGGGAGGGAgtagggcagtgggattagtttggggatcgACGTGCTTATCTGATTGAGTATTATTTGCTGTTTGCAGGGATGGTGCTGCTGCCCTGGCGATGGGTGAAGTCAGTCTCAATCTGCCCCCGCCTGGGGCCAAGTCGTTGCCCCCCACGATCCATGTCCCGTCTCTGGCGTGGCATTGCTCAATTACTGCTGGGGGTGGTACTGCTCCTGGTGCTAGCTGTGGTCACTGCTTTCACCGCAGGTCCCCTGGAGGAATGGTTCCTGCAGCCAGTTCTGCTCTCTTCTCATGGCCAGAAGGGCTTGGccgtgggaggggagggggatgctCCCTTCGACTGGGTTGGGCAGCGCAGTCGTGACTCCATCTACCGGCTGACCAACCCGGGGGTCTGTGCCGGAGAGGCCCCATTCCTGGTTGGCCTGGTGGTGAGCAAGCCAGCACATTGGGACAGCCGCCAGGCCATCCGCGAGAGCTGGGGCTCAGTGCAGGAGGTCAGGGGCCGCACGGTGAGGACTCTCTTCGCTCTGGGCAGCCCGTCGTCCCCCCAGGAGCAGGAGCTGATCGACCGGGAGGCGGGCACCTACCGGGACGTGGTGCAGGGGCGTTTCCGGGACTCGTACCTGAACCTGACCCTGAAAACCCTGATGGTCCTCAGCTGGTTCACCAGCTACTGCCCCCGCAGCCAGTTCCTTCTCAAGGTTGATGACGATGTCTTCCTGAACTACTACAGGCTGGTTGAGCTGCTGCTAGACCGTGGCCTGGAGCTGGGTCTTGGGCAGGACCTCTACCTGGGCAGGGTCCATAGAAATGTCAGGGCCATACGTGACCACTCCAGCCTTTACTACGTCCCAGAGTCTGTCTTCCCTGCTGATACTTACCCGGACTACTGCAGCGGGACCTCATACATTCTCTCTGCTTCTGCAGCCCGCAAGGTCTACCGGGCCGCACTCTCCCTACCCCTGCTCCCCATTGAGGACGTCTTTGTTGGCCTCAGTGCCCAGCGAGCGGGGGTGCCCCCCACCCACTCATCCAGGATGTCTGGTAGCCTACAGTTTCACTT
The genomic region above belongs to Stegostoma tigrinum isolate sSteTig4 chromosome 34, sSteTig4.hap1, whole genome shotgun sequence and contains:
- the LOC132206212 gene encoding beta-1,3-galactosyltransferase 4-like, which codes for MVLLPWRWVKSVSICPRLGPSRCPPRSMSRLWRGIAQLLLGVVLLLVLAVVTAFTAGPLEEWFLQPVLLSSHGQKGLAVGGEGDAPFDWVGQRSRDSIYRLTNPGVCAGEAPFLVGLVVSKPAHWDSRQAIRESWGSVQEVRGRTVRTLFALGSPSSPQEQELIDREAGTYRDVVQGRFRDSYLNLTLKTLMVLSWFTSYCPRSQFLLKVDDDVFLNYYRLVELLLDRGLELGLGQDLYLGRVHRNVRAIRDHSSLYYVPESVFPADTYPDYCSGTSYILSASAARKVYRAALSLPLLPIEDVFVGLSAQRAGVPPTHSSRMSGSLQFHFRPCCYQTIITSHHIDAQELRNIWAQVNGSQPCSAIARVSALFICNLLNLRELLRAS